The genome window TCCACAGGGAATATGGACTGCTTGCCGTTTTCTTCGTCAGTATAGGTGTACCAGATATTGATCTTGCCGGAGTAAGCCTTTTCCTTGCCGCCGGTAAAGATGGCTGTGCCGAAACCGTTGCCGCGGCCATTGGCAATGATGGATGCTTCGGTGGCGCCATCGACGTAGCTTGCGGTGTAGGTCTCTTCGAAGTATTCATTGAATTCGCTAAAGATGAATCTTGCGGAATCCAGAATGCTCTGGCCGCCAAGAGGCTTGTTGAACTGGATCCAGATGCTGTCGGAGCGTCCATCGCCATCGCGGTCATAGATGTAGGCGACTTCGATCTGGGGCACCGGAGGTACGGCCATGTTGATGTTTGTCCAGCTGATGGACTGGTTCTTGGCGCCTGCGCTTGAAACAGTCAGGGAGGCGTTAACGATTTCGTCGAGACCCTTTACGAAGAAGCTGGCGTGACCCTGCTGGAGGAGGACTTCGTTAATGGCGTTGCCCATGGAGTCGCAGGGGAGCAGGTTCTTGTCGGAGGTCGTGATGCTTACGGCAATGCCGCTGTACATGGTTGCCCATTCTTCGGCGTACATGATGTTCACCGGGTAGAGGCGGCCGGCCCACATCTTTTCGTCCTTGATAAGGCTGATGGGGAGGGTGTCGCTGCTGACGTTACGATCCAGTTCGCTACCGAAGGGAGACCAGAACTGGGTATAGCGCAGAGTGTCCTCGGTTTCGAAGTCGATGGTAAAGTAGTTGGAGTCCTTTACGCTTGCGAATGCCAGGTTAGGCAGTTCGTAGGGATCCACAGTGAAGTAGATGTCCTTGTAGGCGTCGGGGTTGCTCTTCAGGCTTACGCGGATGTAGTAGGTTCCCGGAGGCAGAAGCATTGCCTTGCCAAGAGCCTTGAGATCCACTGTAACCTGGGTGTAGTCGTTCTCGATGGAGATGCCGCCGAAGTAGAGGGAATCCTGCTTCAACAGGAGGCCGCCCTTCGAGACGCCCTTGCCGAACAGGGTAAAGTTGGAAGGACCAAGTTCGATCTTTGTCTTTTCGGGGCTGGAGCTAAAGTCGCAGGCCAGTTCGCGTTCAAAGACCTTCTGCCAGACTTCCTTCTTGATAAGCTTTTCATCGTCGGAAAGATTCTGGAAGAACATGCTTGCGTCAGTCTTCAGGTCGATGGAGGTGCGCATCTTGAAGTTGGATTCGTCCCTATGTCGTTCTGCATAGAAGATGTGGAACGGATAGGTTTCACCTGGGGTGAGGTCCAGCTTCTTCAAGTCGATGGAACCGTTGGACTGGTGATGCTGACCGCCGATGTCCACCACTAACTTGTTGTTGATGAACACCCAGACGTCGTCATCGCCGTAGAATTCAAAGTACTGACCGGGAATATATTCGAACTGGGCCTGGATTTTCATGGTGAAACCGTAGTTGTGGGTTCCCATGTCGTTACCCTTGATCCAGTCGAAGTAGGGGTTCGGAATGGTTCCTGCAGAATCGAGGAACTTAAAGTCATCTAGGAAGAACAAGCCCTTTTCGGGACTTTCCTTGTTCTTCTGGCCAAGCCAGAAACCGTCGTTATCCAGGTTCAATTCCAGGTTACGGCATGTGACGTTGGTGTAGGCCTTGCCGTTGACCACTTCCAGGGTTTCAGGCAGGAACCAGTAGTCCAGATGGTCTGTAATCTTGCAGTTCTCGGGGAAATTTGCGGCACGAACCGGCACGCCGTTGGGGCCAAGTTCCTCTTCCACCATGCCCTTGGTCAACTGAGCGCAGCCGCCGGTACCGAAGTCCTGGCTAGTCATGCCGACCTGTGCCTTGGCGTTGGCTTCGTCGTTGCCGTCGCCATGGAGCCAGTCAAACATCATCACAGGCAAAATCTTGGTGGGGCAGTCTCCCAGTTCTTCGGGGTAGACGGTAGACATTTCGGGCATGCCGTACTTGGCCATGATCCAGATGGTGTCTGCAATTTCAAGAAGGGAGTCCAACAGGATTTCTTCTTCTACGGGAACGTCCATTCCCTTGATAATGCCCTGGCTGCCGATGCGGGTTTCGCCGATGGTCTGTTCAAAGGCTACGTATACTTCCTTGGGAAGGATGTTGATCGTGGATTCGAGCCATCCGCAGTACGGAGACTGCATGGGCTTCATCTTGGTATCGTTGCCATTGACCTTCATGATGGCTGTGGTGTTGGACCACGGGGGAAGCAGGCGCACCGTCTTTGTAACAGGGACCGGGATGTAGACGTCAGTGGGCTTGGCGTTCCTTACGTCCATGGTGCCGTCGTCGTTCAAGACAATCCATACTTCGTAAATGGGCTGGGTGGTGTCCCCTTCCACATAGTCGGGGAAGATTTCCTTCAAAGTGGGGAGGGCCGCCTCGTCCTTGAACAGCAAGGAATCGCAGGTGCTCTTGCCTTCTTGGCACTGGAGGCCGAATCTCAGCTTACGGTCGTTGATGGCCGAAGCCTTGAGACGTTCCCCCTTGAACTCAATATGGAACATTCCGTCGCTTCCCATGGAAAGTGACTTGAACTTGAAGTTGGCTTCATTATCGGCGTAGTAGAGGCCGTTGCCGTCGTAAATGACATGTGCCTTTGCGACAATCTTGTTTTCGTCTTGCGCGTTGGCGGAAATAAAAAACAGAGCCAAGCAAACTGCTATGCTCCGGAACAGGTTCAGTAACCTCATCCGTTCTCTCCTATATTTCCCTAATCAAAACCCTAAAAACCTGGACGAAAAATAACTTTTTTTTACATCTGTACAAAGGGCTGAGGGGTAAAAGGAATGTAAACTTTTCTTGCTTGTGCAAGAGAGGGAACTCTATCCGCATTTCTTTGATTGTCAATGAATTAGAAATAGCGTGGACTTCCCCGTAAATTGCGTATTTTGACGATGTTTTTGGGAGTGTTTGTGGACTTTTTAAGTTTTTTTCAAAAAATACTGTGCCACGGGCGGGGTTAAAACCTAATTTTTAGGTCGTAATAACCATTTTTAAGCGAATT of Fibrobacter sp. contains these proteins:
- a CDS encoding fibro-slime domain-containing protein, with translation MRLLNLFRSIAVCLALFFISANAQDENKIVAKAHVIYDGNGLYYADNEANFKFKSLSMGSDGMFHIEFKGERLKASAINDRKLRFGLQCQEGKSTCDSLLFKDEAALPTLKEIFPDYVEGDTTQPIYEVWIVLNDDGTMDVRNAKPTDVYIPVPVTKTVRLLPPWSNTTAIMKVNGNDTKMKPMQSPYCGWLESTINILPKEVYVAFEQTIGETRIGSQGIIKGMDVPVEEEILLDSLLEIADTIWIMAKYGMPEMSTVYPEELGDCPTKILPVMMFDWLHGDGNDEANAKAQVGMTSQDFGTGGCAQLTKGMVEEELGPNGVPVRAANFPENCKITDHLDYWFLPETLEVVNGKAYTNVTCRNLELNLDNDGFWLGQKNKESPEKGLFFLDDFKFLDSAGTIPNPYFDWIKGNDMGTHNYGFTMKIQAQFEYIPGQYFEFYGDDDVWVFINNKLVVDIGGQHHQSNGSIDLKKLDLTPGETYPFHIFYAERHRDESNFKMRTSIDLKTDASMFFQNLSDDEKLIKKEVWQKVFERELACDFSSSPEKTKIELGPSNFTLFGKGVSKGGLLLKQDSLYFGGISIENDYTQVTVDLKALGKAMLLPPGTYYIRVSLKSNPDAYKDIYFTVDPYELPNLAFASVKDSNYFTIDFETEDTLRYTQFWSPFGSELDRNVSSDTLPISLIKDEKMWAGRLYPVNIMYAEEWATMYSGIAVSITTSDKNLLPCDSMGNAINEVLLQQGHASFFVKGLDEIVNASLTVSSAGAKNQSISWTNINMAVPPVPQIEVAYIYDRDGDGRSDSIWIQFNKPLGGQSILDSARFIFSEFNEYFEETYTASYVDGATEASIIANGRGNGFGTAIFTGGKEKAYSGKINIWYTYTDEENGKQSIFPVDGALTDRVGPVITAAEVEYMGDGNTLLKMTFSEGVNGENASTDLFRFHVWKDGVQDSTIKEASDIGTIPANQWRLVFPKGMETDYIPAVGDSVRFTPITVGGEAKDLVDVGPHDRNPWVRITGEQRVTVTSPSVITLDKGSATFDSARVIITSPNATVPKLVKSETTLNAEQVAAIYGTQGHYLGDLDMKTLVENEIAEIVKAAQSTAAYFDKDAPTNPDGTPTVTYTIEELIKKVSTGELSIKDAKKKYGVSDVIVDAYKNGLLTAENISNYTRGSDSDIQKIVDAVADNTVLYYEAIYYTSLGQYVNRQSETISCNADIFKDDGAKNCLGNEGRFFLAWNMRAENGRLASTGVYIARLQIKIRVNSKVITDRTQDFLWGVRRGDVNAIDLGL